From one Catenuloplanes nepalensis genomic stretch:
- the rsmG gene encoding 16S rRNA (guanine(527)-N(7))-methyltransferase RsmG, whose product MRPAAEALFGDRLALAAAFATLLGTDGVVRGLIGPREAPRIWERHLLNCAALAELIPSGASVVDVGSGAGLPGIVLAVARPDLTIALVEPLARRTAFLAEAVTALGLDDTTTVIRGRAEEVVGGPLSPADVVTARAVAPLDRLAGWCLPLTAVGGRLLALKGSSAAEEIAEHQSAVSRLGGSTPVVRLCGETLLAAPTTVVEIVRERAVVPARSGKASRPERRSSFRTDGGSGGGRRRRG is encoded by the coding sequence TTGCGGCCGGCGGCCGAGGCGTTGTTCGGGGACCGGCTGGCGCTGGCCGCGGCGTTCGCCACGCTCCTCGGTACGGACGGCGTGGTGCGCGGGCTGATCGGGCCGCGCGAGGCGCCACGCATCTGGGAAAGGCACCTGCTGAACTGTGCCGCACTCGCCGAGCTAATCCCTTCCGGCGCTTCCGTCGTCGACGTCGGCTCTGGGGCCGGTTTGCCCGGTATCGTGCTTGCGGTGGCCCGTCCTGATCTCACGATCGCGCTGGTCGAGCCACTGGCACGACGGACCGCCTTCCTGGCGGAAGCGGTGACGGCACTGGGCCTGGACGACACCACCACGGTGATCCGGGGCCGCGCCGAAGAGGTCGTCGGGGGCCCCCTCTCCCCCGCCGACGTCGTCACCGCACGGGCGGTCGCGCCGCTTGACCGGCTCGCGGGCTGGTGCCTGCCCCTCACCGCCGTCGGCGGACGGCTGCTGGCCCTGAAGGGGTCGTCGGCCGCGGAGGAGATCGCGGAGCACCAGAGCGCGGTGAGCCGGCTGGGTGGTTCCACGCCGGTCGTCCGGCTGTGCGGGGAGACGCTCCTCGCCGCGCCGACGACCGTGGTGGAGATCGTCCGGGAGCGGGCGGTCGTGCCGGCACGGTCGGGGAAGGCATCCCGTCCGGAGCGCCGGTCCTCGTTCAGGACCGACGGCGGCTCCGGGGGCGGGAGGAGACGGAGGGGCTAG